The following nucleotide sequence is from Streptomyces caniferus.
CCTACCGCACCACCGCCATCTCCCGCGCCGTCCCGTTCAGCCGCCGCCCGCCCGACTCCGTGCACGTCACGATGTCCTCGATACGGACCCCGAACCGTCCCGGCAGGTAGATCCCCGGCTCGATCGAGAAGCACATCCCCGGTACCAGCGGCAGATGCTCGCCCTCCACCAGGTACGGCGGTTCGTGCGTGGTGACCCCGATGCCGTGCCCGGTGCGGTGGATGAAGTACTCGCCGTACCCGGCAGCCTTGATGATCTTCCTGGCCACCCGGTCCACGTCCTGGCACGCGACGCCCGGCCGCACCGCCTCGAAGGCCGCCTGCTGCGCCTCCCGCACGATGTCGTGCACCTTGCGCTCCTCGGCGCCCGGCTGCCCGACGTGCACGGTCCGCGAGGTGTCCGACCCGTACCCGTCCTTGAGACCACCGAAGTCGAGCACGACCATGTCACCGTCCTCGATGACCCGCTCCCCGGCCTCGTGGTGCGGATCGGCCCCGTTGGGGCCCGACCCGACGACCGTGAAGTCCACCTGGCTGTGCCCGTGCTCGGTCAGCAGCCGCGCCAGATCCGCCGCCACGTCGCACTCCCGCCGGCCGCCGAAGCGCACCCGCAGGATCTCCTCGTACGTCGCGTCGGCCGCGGCGCCTGCCGCCGCCAGACGCGCCACCTCATGGGCGTCCTTGACGGCGCGCAGCATCGGCAGCGACTCCGTCAGCGCGGTGTAGGCGGTCCCCGGCAACGAC
It contains:
- a CDS encoding aminopeptidase P family protein, whose amino-acid sequence is MTHEDYERRMDRAGRAAADAGLAGLIVTPGPDLVWLCGYRPPAATERLTALVIEPGRRSRLLVPVLEYPDAQRSPGAPVLEVSGWTDGSEPYAEVAKWVDPQGRYGVSDGTWALHLLGLQRSLPGTAYTALTESLPMLRAVKDAHEVARLAAAGAAADATYEEILRVRFGGRRECDVAADLARLLTEHGHSQVDFTVVGSGPNGADPHHEAGERVIEDGDMVVLDFGGLKDGYGSDTSRTVHVGQPGAEERKVHDIVREAQQAAFEAVRPGVACQDVDRVARKIIKAAGYGEYFIHRTGHGIGVTTHEPPYLVEGEHLPLVPGMCFSIEPGIYLPGRFGVRIEDIVTCTESGGRRLNGTAREMAVVR